Genomic segment of Mastomys coucha isolate ucsf_1 unplaced genomic scaffold, UCSF_Mcou_1 pScaffold5, whole genome shotgun sequence:
tgagagtgtatttctcaaaaatgacatgaggcttttacaatcgtagcaaaagagaaatgaaaaatctggcagctcagtagtctaggtacatctgaggccacctaaaacacactaggtctaaaacagcagccatctcctctggactggtgcagcacccctgtgCTCTAAGCACACTCAGGCCTcctcgaatcttcaatgctgaatgctcgaatcttcaatTTTGAATGCgcgaatcttgaatgctcaatctcttgaatctcgattggtgctgcacacacacacacacacacacacacacacacacacacactgcctaaGCGCTCCGGGCCCCCAGGGGCTACGGACtacatgaatctaagccctagtccacctaagttttggttctagtccgagtgcgagtgagtccgaatgctgaatgcagactgcctgctgctcaATACTctatgttgtctctctttctgtaagctttaatgccctacccacaatgctggaggcaattagttaggatggcttaacattccaagccagggtttgactaggacgttggaacattggtcaGAATGTTCTTGTCCAACAgaatgaaggtcagagagcaatgtccgaattttcttttttctagctgttaagaaatgatgtcttggtgggcccctagcacacaagtacgaggacatatctgggctacctctgagtttggggtgccaggtgacaatgcggaggcaggagactgactttctttgaagtttacacctcaaatatcgccgtcacgcaaagtgtgcatggcacacccccacccccatagtgacagtTTTGGGGTTTcactttttggtttggtttgatttggtttggtttttatttttgtttttgtttttgtttttgtttttgaggctagATTtccctgtgtggccctggctgtcctggaactcactctgtagaccaggctggcctcaaactcagaaatccacctgcctctgcctctgctaggattaaagcgTATACTATCACTGCCTGGCagttttggagttttggtttctttgaaaaccacagaaatattacaggaatgtgtttgcattttaatcccaggtgtgggatatggggatgcttcagattgtccacagtgGCTGATTATGACTTGACTAATGCTCTAGTGGGGCATGATTTCGACAACTACAGataatttctgtgattgtgtgatgtttggaattctggggactttttcaGAGGTTATATAAATGCTAAGGCTCCCCAGAGGTGGGTTGTTGTTGGTCTCGGTTGGTTAAGTAGTTGTGCGcaaagaagagacaagaagaaattagatatcctgatagTGAAGATCAAAGCTGACCTTGACACCctaagtcagcaggaagtagtctaattaTGATGCCGCCCTctttctgacccctgactttattcagggatctctttcctatCTGTTTTTTCTCTCTTACCTGGTGTTAAGAGGTGGAGAAGGGTTGAAGAAAGAACTCACAAAGCAGCAAAACACAACTACACCTACACCTTACACCCTAGTCCTCACTGCATTGAGTCTGGCTTTCATTCACACATTAGAGAGATAATCTGTGAGTCTTCTTTACTAAGGTTTTCCACTTTCGGGAGGGTCTCACTCCCCACTCCTTATTCAAAAGTCATAGGAACCTAGTCTTGTGGCAAAGTTTGAGAGTGCACACACCCAGGGCCACGAGAGGCTAGAAGAAATAATCAGAAGATGGACTGTCCTGGAGATGATGgggctgtggtgtggtgtggctGGGCTCTGGGGTTAACACTGAAGCTGGGTCATTCCAGGGGATGACTCAGGCTCCAGAGTCTTCCTTAGGACAGATGAAGTCCCCCAAGGCAAAGTAGTGTGCTTATATTCACGGAGGGAACGCTAAAGGAAAGTGGAGTCCGTACTGAAACAAGCCCCTGAAGCATGTGTGGATCATTGGTGAAGGACAGGCGTGCCTCACCACATAAGACTACTCAAGAACCCTCGACTGGCTCTCCAGACAGGAGCGGGACACCTGGGAATagtgaggaagaaagaagctgggTCTTAGAACATCAAGACTTACTAGGCTCATTGTATGATTCTCTCAAACAAGGCTCTTTTTGCTGAGTGGCACTCCAAGAATTTCCAGAGAACCTATCTGCCACACAGCATCAGTACAAGCAGCTCTTGGGCAGTGACTCAAACTTCCTGATCCCCATGCCTCTAGCACTGTTTCTTAGCACAGATGGattctgtcttctgaccttcGTAACTGTCTTGGCCACCCTTGGTTCTGAACTGTTCAGGGAAAGCTGGAAAGGGAGGAGTAAGATCCTGCtgtaggctgggcggtggtggtggcggcacttggaaggcaggtggatttcttagtttgaggccagcctggtctacagagtgagttccaggacagccagggctacacagaggaacctgagGATCTTACCTTCTGAATTCCTGTCCTGTCTtacttcagtgatgaacagcagtgtgacagtgtaaaccaaataaaccctctcctcccctacTTGCTTCTTGGATATGGTGTGGTGTTGCAGCAGTAGAAACTAACTAAGGCAGCTTGTATAGATCGCCTTTTGAGGTGGGGACTCCATCTTCTGTCTCCATGCTCTGTGACTTCTAATTGAAGAAACATGAGCATTCATGGCCTCTGTAAGGTCTACTGCTGCTAATTCAAAAGCTGGTATATGAAGGTTGACTGTGTGTCACCTTGACTATGCTGCAATGAGGGTACCTAGACATTCTAAACAGTTTTGTACAAGATTAGTATTTGAATTAGtagacaaacaaggaaacaaggcAAAAGTAGACTTttggctgggcatagtggcacgtCCCtttattcctttaatcccagcagtcagaatGTAGAAGCAGgtcagtctctgagtttgaggccagcctggtctacagagggagttttaggatagccaaggctacagagagaagccctgtctctcccaggagaaaaaaaaaagtctactatAAATTAGTAGACTTTAATGTTGAGAAGAACAAGATTACAGAACTAGAAAgttggcttagcagttaggatGACCCCTGAGTCATCTTCTGGAGTGTCCCAGAGGACAGCGGCCTTCATCCTTCAGGGGCCCtaagctccattcccagcacccacatggagttcacaactatctctaactccagttccagggaatgcaGTACCCTTTCTGGCTTCCAAGGACACACggcgcacacacccacacacccacagttgaataaacattcacacacatacagtttaacttttttatttttattttattattatttttttttttaaagatttattttatgtgtatgagtatactgtagctgtacagatggctgtgagctatcatgtgtgtggctgctgttgatctcaggacctctgctggcagctgtcttcagacgcaccagaagagggcgtccgatctcattacaggtggttgtgagccaccatgtggttgctgggatccgaactcaggaccttcggaagagcaggcagtgctcttacctgctgagccatctcgccagccctattttattattttttaagacaagatttcttttgtgtagccctggctatcctgaaatttgctctgtagtccaggctggccttgaactcacagagatccacctacctctgcctcctgagtattgggattagagACATGCCCCACCACCTCctggtttaaaaatatttaaatatatgtatatatatttaaatatatatttaaatataaatataatacataatatataatgtataaacatacacatatatttatatgtaatatatatatttacacacacatatatatggcaggagagatggctcagcaattaagagcactgactggactgctcctccagaggtcctgagttcaattcccagctcacaaccatctgtaataggatccaatggactcttctggtatgtgtctaaagacagctacagtgtactcatataaataaaaatacataaatctttaaaaaaaaatatgctgggtgtggtggcacacacctcttttaatcccagcactcaggaagcagaggcagatggatctctatgagtctgaagccagcctgatctacagagcaagttccagaacagccagggcacagagaaaccttgtctcaaaaccaacaacagaaaattaacaaacaggctgggtagtggtgacacatgcgtttgtttgtttgtttgtttattgagacagggtctctctatatagccctggctgtcctggaactcactctgtagaccaggctggcctcaaactcagaaatccacctgcctctctctgcctcccaagcgctgggattaaaggcgtgcgccaccactgcctggcctctttctttttttcaagggAGGATTTCCCTGTGTCATATAGCCTTATGTCTGAAAAATTCCAACACTTCCCTCAAAAGGTTTCCTCCTCACCAAGAACTTGGCCTTGCACAGCCTAGATCAGCCAGCAAAACATCTCCCTTGGCAAGCTACATGGATAGGTACTAAAGAGGTTGGAGCCCCTCACCACGTCTGTGTGCCAAGGCCTGCTTACAGTGCCAGTCTTCAGGCAGGTCAGCTATGGCATAGGCACTGAGGCTCTGTAGCCCTCTGTTCTTTGAGGGACCTTCAGCCTGGCTGCAGCTAGCTTTATAGGACCTGTATTATTGGCTCCTCCCTCAGTATAACACTCCCCTGTACAGGCAGGGCTTTCTCCATAGGTGACAAATAGGTAAATTGGAGCtttgggggaatttttttttttttattcaactgAAAGGATAGGAAGAGAAGCAGCAGTATTTTGTGAGTCAAGGAACATGCAGGATTTTCGTCAACTACCTGAGAAGTTGTTTTCCCAAATGCCTAGTGGGATCATTGTTAAAGCATCAGGTCCCCAGAAGGAGGTACAGGATAGCTGGTCATCATAGAAAGGACGAGGCCATGGCTGAGCCAGCTAGCTGACCCTGAAACTAGGGAGAATAAAGACCCCCACAGGCCTGAGCTCCAAAGGAAGCTGAAAAGGGGGAGGTCTGAGAACCCACCCTGTTTTGAGCTGGCACTTGAGTATCAATGGAGGTCCCCAGTTATAAGTGATGTCCCCTTCCTGCCTGACCTGGCTGTGGTAAGGGCCTGCTGTGGGGATATTCTGTGTTGTTTGAGAGCACCAGGACAGAAGCTTCAAGCAAGAAGAGAAGAACTGAGTCACTCAGGTGTTGTGTACTTACAGGAGTTGAAATCAGAGTATGCCCTCAGTCTGTAAGTTCAAGTCTTGTCTGAGCAACATCAAGTCACTATCTTAGAAGATAAAAGGAGCCTGGCATGCTAACCCtcatccataatcccagcacttgggaaactagAGTGAGGAATGAATAGTTCAGAGCTAACCAGGACTACACTGCAAAACCCtgctggaaaggaaagggaaagaaaggaaaagaaaatagggaacAGGAGGAAGGCCAGCAGACGAATCATTCCTTGCTTGCTGGGACCAGGATTCAGGACAGTGGCTTAACATGGCCAGAAGACAGAGAGGCCCCAGCAGAGGAGTCCAGCTTCACCTTGTCCAGTACAGTCTTCTTTATGGCAGCAGGGGAGATGGTTTCCTGATCAGCCATGGTCTGCAGCTCCCTAGAAAAGCAACGAGACACTGACTCTGagcccctctgcctcccagaactCACAGTTCCAGCAGCAGCTTTGATGGGGAGTGCTATGCTGGCACTCACAATCCCCTCTGCCagccacccccatccccacctgtGCAGCTACATGGCCACTTCTCACACCactcagggtcagggtcaggtgACCCTGGCTACAACTTGTGGCAGgattctgcttttgttttctatacGGGCTTAGGTGGCTAGGTCCCATGTCCAAGCCTCACAGACTTGCACTCAGATGTCTCTAGGAATTTGTCCTAGCAGGTGCCCACTGGTAGGAAAGGCTAGTGGTTTACCCTGTAGACATGAACCCAGGACAGCGATTTCTAGCCTTGCCTCTGCTTTATACCCACAGAGGAACCCCTGGACATGTTTTATTCACTTCACCAGGCTATCTTGCTGCTAACAAGCTGTCAGCTTAGCTAATTTGTTTAACCTGGGAAAAGTCATGAAGAAGGTGCTGGGCCAGGCCCTTACACTGCCCAGGCACCTTTCCAGGCTGGCTCCCTGGCTATGACGATGAAACTGTATTGCAGGACCTGAGGAGGTCTATGGACACATATAGATATGTTTCTCACAGGACAATGAAAAAGAGCTAGAGACATTGCACATTGTGACCCAGAAACCTTGAACCTTCCAAGTCTTGCCCAGGGCCAGGAGGGGGCTCAATGGTATCTGCTAAGTGAGTAACTGCCAAGAAGCCTTTGAAGCCAGGCATGAGTGGCTGAGAAGTAGACGAAAGGAGACCCTACCGTGTACGGATGCAGGAGGCTTCCACAGCATTGATAAGCAAGGATCGAAAGCCCCCGCTCTCCAGCACATGCAAAGCATGGATGGTGGCCCCACCAGGAGAGCAGACATTGTCCTTGAGCTGGCCTGGGTGCTGTTCTGAGGCAAGTAGCATCTTGGCTGCCCCCTGTGACAAGAAAGAGGAGCCAGTGGCAGTAGGACACCTACCTGCAAACACCTGCTAACGGGGATCCCCTCTCAGGTGTCCCCAGTTTGTGTTTAGCAAGGAACAGCTCCCACCAGCATCTCAAAGCACTGACCAGGAGGGCCTGAGCCCCGAGGCGGACTGCCAGGCGTCTGGGAAGCCCCATTTTCACACCGCCGTCAGCCAGAGCATCCAGAGCTGTAAAAGCCTGCGGGGAGACTGcatcctcagcctcctctctggGACCCAGAGCAGGGTGCGGCAGAGACAGAGGCGGTCGGAGGCCCTGGGAACTGCTACAGGCCCGACTACCCATCGCTCCAGTACTCACATAGGCAGGGCCGCTGCCACTGAGCCCTGTGACAGCATCGATCAGGTCTTCCTCCACCTCTGTGCAGAAGCCCACGCTGCCCATGAGCTGCTCCACGAGCTTGCCATCCTCCACCTGAGCGTGAGTACCTGTGGCATACACAGTGACCCCCTCCCGTACCACGACTGGGGTGTTAGTCATACATCGGATGACTTTGGGAGCAGGTTGGAACGCTGTCAGCTTCTGGAATAGGAAGGGAAACCAGCTCTATCACTCGGGTGGTGACCATCTGTCCTTATCCCAGGCATGGATCTGCTTCCCCCACTGAGCACTTCCCGAGTTCTTGCTGTGGCTGGGCTGCTACACCCTGTGCACGGGTACAGAAACCGAACACCAAGAGCAGAGCTCctgggctggctagatggctcaacgggtaagagcacagactgctcttccaaaggtcctgagttcaaatcccagcaaccacatggtggctcacaaccatccgtaactagatctgacatcctcttctggtgtgtctagagacaagctacaatgtacttacatataattaaaaaaaaaaaaagagcagagctCCTGACCACATGCTACAACCCCTCTGCAGCGCTATCTATCTGGCCCATGGTACCCACCTTTTCAATGGAGTTGATGGTGACACCTGCCGCACAAGACACCACAATGTGCCTGTCCTCAACGTTAGCACCAATTTCATCCAGGATGAAGGGGATGATGTGCGGCTTCACGGCCAGGAAGAGCACGTCACTGTGGTGCACTGTCTCTTTGTTGTGGGGTGTCAGGTTCACCCCTATCTTCTGCAGGGGTGCAAGGAGACCCGGCTTGCCTCATGGGCCATCTGCCCACAAAGCCGAGAGTAGAGAGGCCTATGAGGCTGCTGGATGAAATGGGAAAGGCACTATGCCCTGGAATGGGTCCCCTTTGAAGTAGAAAAGGGACATCACAGATTTCTAAACCACAGCCCGGCCCATCCCACCTGGGGCTACCATGGCGGCAGCCGCCTGCCTTCCAGATGTGGATGGTGGTCTCAAGCTGGGAGCCTGCTCCCCAATCTTGACTGAGCCATACCAAACAGAAACTCTACTCATCATCACCCTAGCCAGCTGTTTGATCTCCATGACGCCTGGCCTTCTGGAGGGCTCCATGACCTCCATCTAGGTCATCCCACTCCAGACCAGCACTCTCTCCCACCAGCTGTATTCATGACTGGGCAGGGGAGCAGTACCTGGAGGTTCCCTATGGCAGGTTTGCTTCTGCTGGATTAGCAAATCTGGCCCTCAGAGTCAGGTGTGCTGCACACCTAACCCTACTCTAGTTGGGTTTAGACCCAACTCTAAAGAGCTGGAAAGCAAGATGTCAGATGGGTAATACCAGACTTTCTATCTGCTTTCACTTGGCACCTACCCGGAGGGCAGAGACTGTAGCTTGGTCCATGTCTGGGGAGCTGGCCATTATCTTGTGTGCAGCCAGAACACCTGTAGGGGACAGAATTCCCCCCTCAAAGCTGGTTCTAGCCTCTACGAAGCCTCTACTGCTATGAAGGAGACAGCAGAAACACCCTTCACCTCACCTCCTTTAGAGAAGCAACCCCACCAAAACgcaaacaaacactaaaaaaaaaaaaaaaaagaggccggtggatttctgagttcgaggccagcctggtctacagtatgagttccagaacagccagggctacacagagaaaccctgtctcgaaaaaccaaaaggggGGGGTAACCCCAAACATATGGCAGCTGCCATTTCCCAAAGGACTGAGCCACTAACAGACACTCCACGCTAGCACCCTCCCTGGCACCAGAGGAATTTACTACCTGCAGCTGTAAAGCCCTTGGCTAGGGCAAAGGCTAGCTGCCCTGCCCCGATGAAGCCTACGCTCATGTCTGGAGGTCCACAACCCACAACCTTCACAGCTGACGTCGGCTCTGTAGGGCAGCAGAGAACTGTATGGACAGGATGGAAAGCGAGACGTCGGGTGGGTAGTACCAGGTCTGGCCGCTCCTGGCAGCCAGatgctccccaacccccatcccagcCTGCCTAATTTCTTTGTCGCTCCTCGGCTGGCCGGGCTGGCCGGGCTGGGAAGTTGTCCCAGGTACCCCGACACCCCGTACCACCACCACTCGCCGCCCAGAGCCAGGATGCCTGGTCTGCGGCTGAAAGTTCTGAGTCCTCTGCAAAGGGCTCAGAGAACCGTAAGGAAAGAGACTGATTGTAGGGGAGGGTCCGGAATCCAAAGAACCCTCAACATCCAAATCCCCAGTCTGTCTCCAGCTTATTTCCCAGAAGCCCCATCCCCTAAGCTTTCATTCCTGGAGTCTCATCCCCGGAGCCCCAAGTCCCGCTACCCACAGCGTAGCTACTCGGGCACACACGCACGACAGACAGCCCAGCCCTCTGCACCCGCCACGCGGCATCCGCGCCCACCGACTCCACCCCACTCCAACTCAGCCAATGAGCTGCGCGCCCTCTGAGAGCTAGCCAATCCAGAGCTGCAGTTGGAGTCTTGTGCATTGCATCATATACAGGGCCAGGACCTCTGTACTCCCTCCCTGAAGTGAGCGGTAGTTGTAAATACAAATCAGCATCCACAAAAGCCACGGGTCCCATCCTCTATCTGTTGTCttgttgcgtgtgtgtgtgtgtttgtgtgtgtgtgtaagctagGTACCTTCCGCAGCCACAGGCCAGTTACTTCCCGAACCTCTTCCATCCCATAGTACCCCAGCTCTCTAGCCAAGGGATTTGGAGATATTGTGCTCTGGGCATCCACAACCTCTAGAGGTGTTTAGGGCCCATCTGCTGGTCTCGGAGCTGCAGAGCAGTCTGAGTTCTCCCAGACTCTGCTAAACGCAATTGAGTCCAcagcccatcccccaccctcccacctcaccccacaccCTGACTCCCATAGAggtggcttgcttttttttttttttctttttttctgttttgtttgtctccGTAGATAAAGACAAGTTGCtttagaaaagtaattttaaaatcacTAGGAAATTTCCAGCCTGCAAGATTTGGAGAAGGGATATCCATCCCTTCTTGGCTATAGTGACCACCACCCAAATTAGGAGACTGCTCTGTGGTGATGGTGTTCACTGTGTGGATGGCCAGTTCAACAGTCAACCTCTGCCAAGGTGACAGCTCAAGCCTATGCACAAAGCCTAGAAGTTCAGTTTCCCAATCTCAGCTCCCAACTTCAGATGCTTGCCAGGATTAGAGAGAATGCAtgttactcttgcaaaggacctggattcTGTTCCCGGTACCCAGCTGACACTATCCAGAATTCCTTTCTAAGGATCTGACACTCCCTCTGAACTCCCCAGTCACCAGGTATGCACAGGTGAGCATGCGTACATGCAAGGAAAACAGTTACACACATAAGataaactaaatttttttttttttttttggtttttttgagacagggtttctctgtatagccctggctgtcctggaactcactctgtagaccaggctggcctcgaactcagaaatccacctgcctctgcctcccaagtgctgggattaaaggcatgcgccaccaccgcccggctgataaACTAAATTTTTAAACGCATGCTTTTCTCCAAGTGATAACAAGCAACACTCCTAAAACAAAGACAGTTCTGTCGTCTAGGGAGCCCCAGAAACCTTCCACGTTCCTCTTGAGTCTTAGccctttccctttctgccttctctaGGACCTCTGAAATTCAGGTTGGATGTGATGCTGGAGGCAAAAGGCTACTGAACAGTGAGAACACTGAAGGCTTTGAGAGCATGCTATATTTCAGTCAAAACTCGGTGAGGTATCCTACACCAGTAATCCCACTGCTAGGGAAGTAAAAGCTGGAGAATACCCAGTGGGGGCCATTTTGGATTACActgtgaaagcctgtctcaaggtgaaataaaagaaaataaaagaaaaaggaaaaacagaaggcaAGTGTCATGGCTTCGTGGGGAAGACAGCTTGCTTCAAAAGCCTAACAACTTGACTGAGTTGGTTTTCCCAAACCCATGTAAGGTAGAAGAAATAAACTCAGTGCACAGTGTGgtcttctgacctgcacacatgcactctgGGGTCCCCACCACACCTACatcacacatgtataaaattaatAAGAAGTAGAGAGGAGCAGTAGGGCCCCTCTCTAGGCAGAGTGAAGATAGCCGGCCCAGTCCCTGACATCCTGGTCTTCTGATGTGCAACACTTTCATCACCTAGGAAACCCGCAGACCCAGACACTGCCTATGCCTGCTTATCCCAGTAAAAGACACTGGCCCTAACTCAGTTTGTTGGCTGATCCAGTATGTTCTCTCCAGCTGGCCAGCAAGGGCCACACAGAACCACACAAGGCCAGGCTCAGAGCCTAAAGGCTCAATGTTCTCAGTTCTACTGCCCAGAGAGTGCAGCAGCTCCTCTGTCTCTGGTCTGGGCTCTGTCTGTGGTCTGGGCCCTGAAGACCACAGTATGGAGCTTTGGGTGCctcaaggaaagaagagaatgagCCAACACTGATCTTTCTTTGCATTTGGCCCTCCAAGTCACACTAACCTGTCCCCTTTTTCAGACTAGGCCCAGCCAAAGTACCCAAAGGACAAATCCTCCCTCACAATGACTTGGTTTAGGTCTTTTCTCAAAGCATGCAGTGAGAAGATAGCTTAAGTGGTCCAACTGCCCTAGGCCCTGAACAGAAATGACTCCAGTGAGCCAGGAAAGGTAGCAGGCCAGGTGAAAACGATCATCCACCTTTTATTTTCTGCTGGAGGACCTGAGGGACAGTCAGTTGATGGGTTGATGGTCTTCTCAGGATTAGTCCAGACTGGGCTCTTGCATAGGAGAAGCTGGCTTGAGATGGAAGAATACCGGTGCTAGCAAGTCCTGGTGTTCAGGAACAGCTGGCTAACTAGATGTTTGAGTGGAGGCCCAGTGACCAGGTTCCATGAACTAGTGGCTGCTCCAAGAGGCTCTTCACTGTGAGTCAATGCTGCCAACCAAGCCAGCCTGCCAGAACCCATGGTAGACACCTCAGAGGCTTCTGGGCCATGGTCTGTGTTGGGTGTCTGGACGGATACTCCATCGCTGTCATGAGATCATCTTTCCATGATGATTCTATGCTGACTTTTGACATCAGGCTACCTGGAAACCACAACACAGTCTTTTCTCTGTTTCAAATGGCTGTGGCCACTGGGATACACTTAGACACAGCTGAGACCCATGCTAGTTGTCAGCTTTCTCTACAAGCGATCACGACCATCCCCAAAGAGGCTCTTCTATGGGTTCAGGCAAAGAGTTGGATCCAGCTCCAACATTCCTTCCAACGGCTTGGCCCTGGTGCTCTTGACTTGGTTTCCACCCACTTCGACCTCAGGAAGTGGCCCGATTTCTGACTTATATTACCCCAGCTAAATGCTATCTCAAGACTGGCCCACGTTGGAAGTTCATTTAGCTTTAATGTTCCCATCTGAAAAATGGATTACAATGGTATCTGCTCCAGAAAGTCCCCATTTGGTACAGTGACTAGCACGGAGCCCAATGATGGCCAAAAGACTGAGAAAcagggagacaggaggactgaGCGTCATTAGCCACCCTCTTCCTTGTTCAGGGCctcctgtccctctgtccttcctctttgCCTCCCTTAGTGTGCTAGACATCCAAGAGCAGAATTGTCTGAGCCCCAAACCCCGTCTTGCTTTCCTATGTCTTAGTTCACCTTGGTCAGTTATAGGTGCTCTCagccagagagagaagatgggtgGGCCATCACTGGCCAGGCTACAGGGTGGGTACGAAGCGGATCCTCTGGGAGTAAGCGAGGTCAACGACGTAAAGGAGCAGGTTGAAGTAGGTGAAAATAGCTACCACCAACTGGCTGTCCCAGGGGCAGCTGCCTCGAAGGCAGTCCGAGGGCCGCCCTGGCTCCCCGTACTTGGGGTCGAAACAGAAGACTGGCCAGATGACTGCAGCACTGAGGTACAGGAGCACAGCCAGGAACGTGTACACTACCACTAGGCGGTCAAACGGGCACCCCAGGCCCCCTGTGTGTCCCATCACACTTAGGACCACCACAGCCACCGTGGCCATGAAGCACAGGCTGTAGACAGCCACACACCACTGTGTGGCCACATAGCGCCCATAGCGACTCTCATGGACAAGTGCTCCAAAGATGATGCAGGCCACAAAAGCCTGGACGATCTTAAGGAGCCCAGACACTGTAGCCATATAGCTGGCTACCTGACCTGGCCGTGCCCGAGTCAGGGCCACTTCGGCAGCATAGGCCAGGAAGAGGAGTCCTGCGAAGACACTGGCTGCCAGGCGGAAGTTTCGGACCATGCATCCGTCAGGCTCAGGTGGGCACTCCAGCCGGGTGAAGTACAGAGGGTAGATGACAGCGGCCGTGGCACACAGCAGGGTCGCCAACATGGCGAAGGCTGCTGTGAAGTTGCCCCAGGAAAGGCGCAGGCAGCTGTGGAGCTTTGTGAACTCACAGGCTACCACCAGGACTGAGAAGGCAAAACAGAAGCCCCAAGCAGCCATGCAGAAAGTGCCCTGGACACCCCCAAAACCACCTCGGTGAGCGACCAAACTGAAAGTTGTACAGCC
This window contains:
- the Pycr1 gene encoding pyrroline-5-carboxylate reductase 1, mitochondrial isoform X1; protein product: MSVGFIGAGQLAFALAKGFTAAGVLAAHKIMASSPDMDQATVSALRKIGVNLTPHNKETVHHSDVLFLAVKPHIIPFILDEIGANVEDRHIVVSCAAGVTINSIEKKLTAFQPAPKVIRCMTNTPVVVREGVTVYATGTHAQVEDGKLVEQLMGSVGFCTEVEEDLIDAVTGLSGSGPAYAFTALDALADGGVKMGLPRRLAVRLGAQALLGAAKMLLASEQHPGQLKDNVCSPGGATIHALHVLESGGFRSLLINAVEASCIRTRELQTMADQETISPAAIKKTVLDKVKLDSSAGASLSSGHVKPLS
- the Pycr1 gene encoding pyrroline-5-carboxylate reductase 1, mitochondrial isoform X2; translation: MASSPDMDQATVSALRKIGVNLTPHNKETVHHSDVLFLAVKPHIIPFILDEIGANVEDRHIVVSCAAGVTINSIEKKLTAFQPAPKVIRCMTNTPVVVREGVTVYATGTHAQVEDGKLVEQLMGSVGFCTEVEEDLIDAVTGLSGSGPAYAFTALDALADGGVKMGLPRRLAVRLGAQALLGAAKMLLASEQHPGQLKDNVCSPGGATIHALHVLESGGFRSLLINAVEASCIRTRELQTMADQETISPAAIKKTVLDKVKLDSSAGASLSSGHVKPLS
- the Myadml2 gene encoding myeloid-associated differentiation marker-like protein 2 translates to MGSTMEPPGAAYLHLGAVTSPVGTARMLQLAFGCTTFSLVAHRGGFGGVQGTFCMAAWGFCFAFSVLVVACEFTKLHSCLRLSWGNFTAAFAMLATLLCATAAVIYPLYFTRLECPPEPDGCMVRNFRLAASVFAGLLFLAYAAEVALTRARPGQVASYMATVSGLLKIVQAFVACIIFGALVHESRYGRYVATQWCVAVYSLCFMATVAVVVLSVMGHTGGLGCPFDRLVVVYTFLAVLLYLSAAVIWPVFCFDPKYGEPGRPSDCLRGSCPWDSQLVVAIFTYFNLLLYVVDLAYSQRIRFVPTL